The following coding sequences lie in one Corynebacterium anserum genomic window:
- a CDS encoding MATE family efflux transporter: MVQETISHQAVRADARSIVSLAGPALVVLAATPLYLLLDTAVVGRLGAEDLAALAAGATVLGTVTTQLTFLSYGTTARAARLFGAGKKSAALYEGVQATWVAVFVGVVLAGVVFAFTPQIMGWLTSNEIVAHKATTWMRVTCASIVPALVTMAGNGWLRGMSNTRLPLYFTLAGVIPMAIAVPIFVHNYGLAGSAYANVLGEWIIGALFLGALCLHWRRAGDGRVMRPDWSVIKPQLQMGRDLVVRSLSFQVAFLSAAAVAGRMGSASLAAHQILLQLWNFLCLLLDSVAIAAQALVGAALGAQSVVAARRVALQVVRFSVAASVVLAVTLAVGAEVFPRWFTPDERVLAAMATPWWMLIVLVVMGGVVFALDGVLLGASDVSFLRNATVCAVVVGFIPVVWLSLIFDWGLSGVWCGLLAFIFVRLLAVWWRYRSDAWAH, encoded by the coding sequence ATGGTACAAGAAACAATCTCCCACCAGGCTGTTCGTGCCGATGCCCGCTCCATTGTGAGTTTGGCCGGTCCCGCGTTGGTAGTACTCGCCGCAACCCCGCTGTATCTACTTCTTGATACTGCGGTGGTGGGGCGCCTAGGGGCCGAAGATCTTGCGGCTCTCGCAGCAGGTGCCACGGTGCTGGGTACTGTCACGACCCAGCTGACGTTTCTGTCTTATGGAACGACGGCTCGTGCCGCGCGTTTATTCGGCGCTGGGAAAAAGTCAGCTGCTCTTTATGAGGGGGTGCAGGCGACATGGGTCGCTGTGTTCGTGGGTGTTGTTTTAGCGGGCGTGGTGTTCGCCTTCACACCGCAGATTATGGGTTGGTTGACGTCGAATGAGATCGTTGCCCATAAAGCGACGACATGGATGCGCGTGACGTGCGCCTCAATCGTGCCTGCTCTAGTCACAATGGCAGGAAATGGGTGGCTGCGTGGCATGTCCAATACGCGGCTCCCGCTGTATTTCACGTTGGCGGGTGTGATTCCCATGGCCATTGCGGTGCCCATCTTTGTACATAACTACGGTTTAGCTGGTTCGGCGTATGCCAACGTCTTGGGAGAGTGGATTATTGGTGCCTTATTCCTTGGTGCGTTGTGTCTGCATTGGAGACGTGCTGGCGATGGGCGGGTGATGAGGCCGGATTGGTCCGTGATCAAGCCTCAGTTACAGATGGGGCGAGATCTCGTGGTGAGGTCCTTGTCTTTTCAAGTGGCGTTTCTTTCCGCGGCTGCCGTGGCTGGCCGCATGGGCTCGGCGAGCTTGGCCGCACATCAAATTCTTCTGCAGTTATGGAACTTCCTATGTTTGCTCTTGGATTCCGTTGCGATTGCGGCTCAGGCCTTAGTGGGTGCAGCGTTGGGAGCGCAGTCTGTAGTGGCGGCGCGTAGGGTAGCTTTGCAGGTGGTTCGTTTTTCCGTGGCCGCCTCTGTTGTGTTGGCCGTGACGTTGGCTGTGGGTGCGGAAGTTTTTCCTCGCTGGTTCACCCCGGATGAGCGAGTTCTGGCAGCGATGGCTACTCCGTGGTGGATGCTTATTGTGCTTGTGGTTATGGGTGGCGTGGTCTTTGCGTTGGATGGTGTGTTGTTAGGTGCATCCGATGTGTCTTTCTTGCGCAACGCTACGGTGTGCGCGGTGGTCGTTGGTTTTATTCCTGTGGTCTGGCTTTCCTTGATCTTTGATTGGGGCCTTAGCGGGGTCTGGTGTGGTCTGTTGGCGTTCATCTTTGTCCGTTTGCTCGCGGTGTGGTGGCGTTATCGCAGCGATGCATGGGCTCACTAA
- a CDS encoding 4'-phosphopantetheinyl transferase family protein → MAVDFAGQRVPSVISENMLPRGTRCVEMHSSATDLSNYYRLHPTEQQLVEHAVDRRKADFGDSRWCAHQAMRAFVDDQPIMRGERGMPVFPDGVTGSLTHTDGFRAALVGRSSRWRSLGIDAEPAGFLPEGVFNTVARPEEQRRLRRLARAHNLDYLDKVLFSAKESTYKAWFPLTRRFLDFDQADIDIRPDGTFTSYLLLRPVPVPFIEGRWAIRHGFVVTVAGVRRH, encoded by the coding sequence ATGGCGGTGGATTTCGCTGGCCAACGCGTCCCATCGGTCATTTCTGAGAATATGCTGCCACGTGGTACTCGTTGTGTGGAGATGCACAGTTCAGCGACGGATCTGAGCAATTACTACAGACTGCACCCCACGGAGCAGCAGCTTGTGGAACACGCTGTTGATCGTCGGAAGGCTGACTTTGGAGACTCCCGTTGGTGCGCCCACCAAGCCATGCGCGCATTCGTAGACGATCAGCCAATTATGCGCGGCGAGCGGGGAATGCCAGTCTTTCCCGATGGAGTGACTGGTTCTCTTACCCATACGGACGGTTTCCGCGCCGCACTCGTGGGGCGAAGCTCCCGGTGGAGGTCTTTGGGAATCGACGCCGAACCTGCCGGTTTTTTGCCGGAAGGAGTATTCAATACCGTCGCCAGACCGGAGGAACAGCGGCGACTGCGCCGCCTTGCGCGCGCTCATAACCTGGACTACCTGGATAAAGTCTTGTTCAGCGCCAAGGAATCTACCTACAAGGCCTGGTTCCCTCTGACCCGTCGGTTTCTGGATTTTGATCAGGCAGACATCGACATTCGTCCCGACGGAACTTTCACTTCTTATCTCTTGCTACGCCCTGTTCCCGTGCCTTTCATTGAAGGCCGCTGGGCTATTCGTCACGGGTTTGTGGTGACGGTAGCTGGCGTGCGCCGGCACTAG
- a CDS encoding metallophosphoesterase family protein, translating to MRTRSRAAARTAASVGTWKRTLWAVSDLHINAPGNRDVVAEHVRPRHPEDWLIVAGDVAEDEDTVLGALRGLADRFATVIWVPGNHELYSRSQDKYKGKAKYDYLVANCRRLGVLTPEDPYVSFAGHTLVPLFTLYDHSWRSPDVAPADAIAEAEQKGRVLTDHYTIAPFVDITLWCRERLRYSVRRLSHVEGSTILINHWPLVREVMDNVQIPEIALWSGTRHTQTWPKRYKATTVIYGHLHIPVEHFVDHVTHAEVSLGYPRERERTLSPRITQGMWPYPVLTEEVNR from the coding sequence ATGCGAACGCGTTCCCGTGCAGCAGCGCGGACAGCCGCGTCAGTCGGAACGTGGAAACGCACGCTATGGGCGGTCAGTGATCTCCACATCAATGCCCCCGGCAACAGGGACGTCGTTGCTGAACATGTCCGTCCACGTCACCCGGAGGATTGGTTGATCGTGGCTGGGGATGTGGCCGAAGATGAAGACACAGTGTTGGGTGCGTTACGGGGTCTGGCTGATCGCTTTGCCACCGTCATTTGGGTACCGGGGAATCATGAACTCTATTCACGTTCTCAAGACAAATACAAAGGTAAAGCAAAGTATGACTATTTAGTAGCTAATTGCCGTCGCCTTGGTGTGCTGACCCCGGAGGACCCCTATGTGAGCTTTGCCGGACACACGCTCGTGCCGTTGTTCACACTCTACGATCACTCCTGGCGTTCCCCTGATGTCGCCCCAGCTGACGCAATAGCTGAGGCCGAACAAAAAGGTCGGGTTCTCACTGATCACTACACAATCGCACCCTTTGTCGATATAACACTGTGGTGTAGGGAGAGACTGAGATATTCTGTAAGGCGTTTGTCACACGTGGAAGGCTCCACCATCCTCATTAACCACTGGCCGTTGGTGAGGGAGGTAATGGATAATGTTCAGATTCCCGAGATCGCTTTATGGTCTGGAACACGGCATACCCAGACATGGCCGAAACGCTATAAAGCCACTACGGTGATTTACGGTCACTTGCATATTCCTGTAGAACACTTCGTGGATCACGTAACGCATGCGGAGGTGTCGCTCGGTTATCCGAGGGAAAGAGAGCGCACGCTTTCGCCCCGCATCACACAAGGCATGTGGCCTTACCCAGTTCTGACAGAGGAGGTGAATCGATGA
- a CDS encoding bifunctional riboflavin kinase/FAD synthetase, whose translation MSIWYGLDRIPEELSAQGSVVTIGVFDGVHRGHQQLINAAVEKAKELDIPSVMFTFDPHPTVIFRPDRVPALLGTVEDRARLALGLGIDHVVVVGFTSEIARWSPEEYVDNVLVDLLGARAVIVGENFTFGHQASGKPDTLRQLGRERDMEVTVIPLLNDDGHTISSTYIRERLEGGDVAAAREALGRPFSVRGEVTHGAGRGGRALGFPTANLYFQDKFALPSDGVYAGYLTVDSESQGNPTLDGAQTVGTMPVGCALPAAISVGTNPTFGHEPRSVESFVLDHDADLYGLNVTVQFLHRLRGMETYTSLEELIDAINEDVARTRQMLEKP comes from the coding sequence GTGAGTATCTGGTATGGACTGGACCGAATTCCGGAAGAACTTAGCGCACAGGGCAGCGTGGTGACCATCGGTGTTTTTGACGGTGTTCACCGCGGGCACCAACAGCTCATCAACGCTGCTGTTGAAAAGGCCAAAGAACTGGACATCCCGAGCGTGATGTTTACCTTCGATCCTCATCCCACAGTGATTTTTCGTCCCGATCGAGTGCCCGCACTACTAGGTACTGTGGAAGATCGCGCACGGCTGGCTCTGGGGTTGGGAATAGACCACGTCGTCGTGGTGGGTTTTACTTCCGAGATTGCCCGCTGGAGTCCCGAGGAATATGTGGACAATGTGTTGGTAGATCTGCTGGGAGCACGGGCCGTGATCGTGGGCGAGAATTTTACATTTGGGCACCAGGCTAGTGGTAAACCTGACACCCTTCGCCAGCTCGGGCGTGAGCGTGACATGGAGGTCACCGTGATACCACTTCTCAACGATGATGGGCACACTATTAGCTCCACCTATATTCGTGAGCGCTTGGAGGGCGGAGACGTAGCAGCGGCTCGTGAGGCGCTCGGCAGGCCGTTTTCTGTCCGGGGAGAGGTTACTCACGGGGCAGGACGTGGGGGGCGCGCACTGGGGTTCCCCACAGCGAACCTGTATTTTCAGGACAAATTCGCGCTTCCGTCTGATGGCGTGTACGCCGGTTACTTAACGGTGGACTCAGAGTCACAGGGGAATCCGACACTCGATGGTGCGCAGACGGTGGGCACCATGCCCGTCGGTTGCGCACTGCCGGCTGCTATCTCTGTCGGGACAAACCCGACGTTTGGTCATGAGCCGCGCAGCGTGGAGAGTTTTGTTCTCGATCACGACGCAGATCTGTATGGCTTGAACGTCACTGTGCAGTTTCTGCACCGTCTCCGAGGGATGGAAACGTATACCTCATTGGAAGAACTCATTGATGCGATAAACGAGGATGTGGCTCGCACTCGGCAGATGTTAGAAAAGCCCTAA
- the truB gene encoding tRNA pseudouridine(55) synthase TruB, which produces MTDSLPHKPGQALAKGSVLERSGVVVVDKPAGMTSHDVVASMRRIMGTRRVGHSGTLDPMATGVLVVGIERGTKLLAHVVAHDKRYEATVSLGASTITDDMEGDILTRSSAEQLAALSEQSIREAFAAHVGDIMQRPSSVSSIKINGRRAHELVREGVDVVLPERPVSVFSLDVHDISFISDTTHDYPHWSVKISVHCSSGTYIRSIARDVGQALGVGGHLTALRRTAAGPFDLSEALTLEEVQDAPRLSLSLDEAMVRCFPVRAISEAEGKDVARGQWLEPIGRRDVYAVVTPSQHAIALLKDRGKRAASVFVARPEGMT; this is translated from the coding sequence ATGACTGATTCCCTCCCTCACAAGCCTGGTCAAGCCTTAGCAAAAGGCAGTGTTTTGGAACGCTCGGGTGTGGTTGTCGTGGACAAACCTGCCGGCATGACGAGCCACGATGTCGTGGCATCTATGCGCCGCATCATGGGCACACGGCGCGTGGGGCATTCGGGAACTTTAGATCCCATGGCTACGGGAGTTCTTGTCGTCGGAATCGAACGCGGCACGAAGCTCCTAGCGCACGTTGTCGCTCACGATAAGCGGTACGAAGCGACCGTTTCGCTAGGAGCGTCCACCATTACTGACGACATGGAAGGGGATATTCTCACGCGCTCCTCCGCTGAGCAACTAGCGGCATTGAGTGAGCAGAGCATTCGCGAGGCATTCGCTGCCCATGTCGGCGATATTATGCAGCGTCCTTCGTCCGTCTCCTCCATCAAAATCAACGGCCGCCGTGCGCATGAACTTGTCCGCGAGGGGGTCGATGTTGTTTTACCCGAACGCCCTGTCAGCGTGTTCTCTCTCGATGTTCATGACATCTCTTTTATTTCCGACACCACACATGATTATCCGCACTGGAGTGTGAAGATATCGGTGCATTGTTCATCGGGTACGTATATTCGCTCCATCGCACGAGACGTCGGTCAGGCTTTAGGAGTCGGTGGTCACCTCACTGCGTTACGGCGCACAGCCGCAGGCCCCTTTGATCTCTCAGAAGCACTGACATTGGAAGAAGTTCAGGATGCTCCCCGACTGTCACTGAGTTTGGATGAAGCGATGGTTCGGTGTTTCCCTGTGCGCGCAATTAGCGAAGCTGAGGGCAAAGACGTGGCGCGTGGGCAGTGGTTGGAACCGATAGGTCGCCGTGACGTATATGCGGTGGTGACTCCTAGTCAACATGCCATCGCGTTGCTCAAAGATAGGGGAAAACGCGCAGCCAGCGTTTTTGTCGCCCGTCCGGAGGGCATGACTTAG
- the rbfA gene encoding 30S ribosome-binding factor RbfA: MVDHARAARMAKRIQQIVATAIEREIKDPRLEFVTITDARVTGDLHDATVFYTVRGRTVDEAPDLRLAEAALTKAKGQLRKNVGDQLSVRFTPTLSFVYDSVPEASAHMEQLLAQARAHDEAIKAQSAGAQPAGDADPYRHTDDEE; this comes from the coding sequence ATGGTTGATCATGCACGCGCAGCGCGAATGGCTAAGCGTATCCAACAGATCGTGGCTACAGCCATTGAGAGGGAGATTAAAGACCCTCGTCTGGAATTCGTGACGATCACGGATGCGCGGGTCACTGGCGATCTCCACGATGCCACGGTGTTCTACACCGTGCGTGGGCGCACTGTCGATGAAGCGCCGGATCTTCGTCTCGCTGAGGCTGCATTGACCAAGGCCAAGGGGCAGCTGCGCAAAAATGTTGGCGATCAGCTTTCCGTGCGGTTCACCCCGACCTTGTCCTTTGTTTATGATTCCGTGCCGGAAGCTTCTGCACATATGGAACAGTTGCTTGCTCAGGCTCGTGCTCATGATGAGGCGATCAAAGCTCAATCCGCTGGCGCGCAGCCAGCGGGTGATGCAGACCCGTACCGTCATACTGACGATGAAGAGTAA